From the genome of Streptacidiphilus sp. PB12-B1b:
ACCGGCGTCGGCGACCGTCCTGGGCCGGGTCCAACTCCTGGAAAACCGTCCAGACCCCGTGCCGCCGCGACGTGAGCTTGGGGCACGAGGCACCGAGATCCTTGCCAGTCTCCGGGTCCGTGCACCGGCACCGCCGGGTTGTGGTGCCGTTCTTCATTCGCCATCTTCCGGGTGGTTAGGTATTTCAGGTTGGTCGACGAAGGCCAGCTCGTCGGGCAGGGCCGGGGGCGTAAGGCCGCGCTCGCCCATCCGGCTCCGGAACGTCCGCAGTTCCTTGGCGTCCTCGAATGCGTGCTCCTCGTAGCCCTCGGCGCGCTGGAGGAGGGTGGCTCTACGAGCCCGGTCCAAGGTGGTGCTCGCCGCTCGCCGCCGTTCTTTGGCCAGGGTGTAGGAGGACGTCGCGGCAGCCACTAGGTCACCGTGGTGGCGGAAGGCGTCGAGGGTGTCCCGCGCGGTGCCTTCGGGGGCGGCCTCATCCAGGGGAGTCTCACCGGTGAACCACGCGACGGCGTCCCAGGTGGACACCTCCTTGCCCGGGAGAACCTCGACTGTGGCTGAGGTGCCGAGCGGGAAGAGGAGGGTCACTGGCGGGACGCCCAGGACGTCCGCCAGGACGAAGAAGTCGGCGATGGTGATGCTTGTCTTGCGGCCGGATTCCAGGTTCTTCATCGAGTGCTCGGTGAACTCCGGCAAGCCGCGGTCGGCGCACCCCTGGGCGACCTCGGCCATGGTGAGGCCGGCGGCCTTGCGCGAGTCCCGCAGTCGCTGGGCGATCCGACCGGTGAACGCTGTCGGCCATTGATCAGATGTCATGGTGACACTTTAGGTGGCCCAAAGGTGCTGCCGCAACTCCGTGATACACATGTGGCGTCACCATGACATCAGGATCTCCCAGGAGGGCATCATGAAGGCATCCGAGTCGTCCGATGAGGGGCGAGGGCTTACAGGCGACGAGCTGCTCGCCCTCCCCGCCGTGATCGACCTCGACACCTCGAACCGGGCACTGATGATCGGCCGGTCCACCGGCTACGGACTCGCCAAGCTGGGGCAGTATCCGGTCAAGGTTCTTCGGCTCGGAAACGCCTATCGAGTGGTGACGGCAGACCTGCTGAAGCTGCTGGGAGTGGAGCGTCACCAGGGTGTTGGGAACCAGGGAGGTGGCAGAAACGAGAACCACAGCCTGGCCGCGTAGCCCTGGCGAACAACGGATGCGGGCCCCGGCGGATGCCGGGGCCCGCATCTATGCGGGTTCACGCAGAGCACCGCAGATCGGCGAGGGCTTACGCCTCGCTGGTTCGAATCTGTGCTCCGTATTGGTTGCGCTCGTACGTACGTCGCGTGTTCTTCTCGATCTTCCGGGCTACCTCGGAAGCGAGGTCCACGCCGTTCATCTCGGCCAGCGCCGTCAGGTAGAGGAAGACGTCGGCCAGTTCCTCCCCAAGGTCGGGCAAGCCCTTGCGCCAGGCGGTGAAGGCTTCGCCTACCTCGGCGCTGAGAAGGCCGAACTCCAAGGCCACGTCTGTGGTGTTGAACCCTTTGAGGTTCTTGTTTTCCCAGGCGAGCTTCTGGGCGGATCCGATCTCCAAGACTCCTCCGGCGCCGGTGCAGCTGGTGCTCCCGAAGCCTAGCGGGAGCAGTTTGCCGGCGCGTCTACTTCTCCGCGCAGTCACCCGGTCGAGGGGAGTTCGAGGGTTGTGGTGTCGACAGTGAGCACACGGGCGTAGTCCGCGAGGGTGGAGAAGACGCGCTCGTAGCCGGTAACCAGAGCAGACACTTCGTCCAGGCTGACGGCCTCACCGTCGCGCGAGAGAAGCCGCTGGCGGATGACGGCTGGAGGTGCGGTCAGGTGAACGAGCACTCCGGAACGCTCGATCACGCTCTCGGCGAGATCGATGGCCTGGCTCCAGTTGATTCGGGACCGGCCTCGGTGAAGTGGGCCGTAGACGAGTTCGCTGATGAAGCACCGGTCGAAGAGGATGGGTCCGGTCCCGGCGAGGATGCCTCGATAGCGGCTGGCCAGGTCGAGGTGGTCCGGTGTCTTGGGTGAGTGCACCACGGCGAAGCCGTGGTGGGTGGATAAGCGCTCGGCGAGCGTGCTCTTGCCGACCCCGTCGCAGCCTTCGAGGACCAGTGTCTGGTGCTCGCCGGCAATCTCGTCGAGGTTCATGCGGCAAGCCAGGACAGGACGGCGTCGCCGTTGTCGAGGTGGGTCTCGGCCGCGTACTGGATCATGAGGTTTCGCCAGTTGGGCTCGCGGCCATGCGCGTGTGTGAACGTCGGGCGCGGCTGGAAGGCCGCAATCCGTACGCCGCTTGCCACGGCCGCGCCGATGAGCACGGCGGTTCCCGGAGGTGCTTCCGGGCCGGAGACGTCGGCCAGAAACCGGGCAGCAGTGCACACCGCGGTCAGGTCAGCCAGAGCCCCGGCGATCGGGTCCGTTGCGGTGAACCGCGCCGGCACCACCACGGTGTGCCCGGCATCCACACAGGCTTTCGCCAGGTGGTCCCGGCCCCATGCCGTATACGGCGACGCCTCGACGTAGACCGGTGCACCGATAACCGCAGGCGCCCCCACGAGCTGGGGAGCACGATCGGGCAGGTCGAGGAGGGCGTCGACGGCAGCGTCGAGGGCTGTGCCGGTCTGGGCCGTGTTGCGCGACTGGAACCCTGTGAACCGGGAGTGGGCCGGGACGGATGGGAGGGCAGGTGCGCCGAGACGGGTGACGCGCACGATGCTGGTGGCCACGGCCTGAAGGATGGGGTCGGGAAATTCGAACCGGGGGCCGGCCTCGGTCAGAGAGTAGGTCTGGAAGTCGGTGGTGACCACGATGACCGGGATGCCGGAGGCGGCGGCATAGCCGATTTCCATGCAGACCCCGTCGTCGAGGCTCGGGCCGTGCAGGAGGGCGACCATAGCGTCGAGACGTCCGAGGCGTTCGCGATCCAGCTCGAACAGGCGGCGCCCTTTCACCTCGGCGACCAGGTCCTCCTCGTCGGTGTCGCAGAACGGCAGGAAGACGCGGTCGGGGCCGACCTTCGCGGCGACTCGCTGGGCGAGGTCAGCGGCGAGAGCGCGGTCGTGGGCGGCAAAGAGCCGGTGGGCTATGTAGACGGACACCGGAAAGGCCCCCAAGTCGGTGGTCAGGCGCGGCGAGGCGCGGGGATCGGAAGCGGAGGGGCGGCGACGTGCCGGGATGCGGCTGCTGTCGCTTCTGCCAACGCCAGGGCAGTCGTCGCGCCCTGCGCACGGAGGGCCAGGAAGGTACCGG
Proteins encoded in this window:
- a CDS encoding helix-turn-helix domain-containing protein, with protein sequence MTSDQWPTAFTGRIAQRLRDSRKAAGLTMAEVAQGCADRGLPEFTEHSMKNLESGRKTSITIADFFVLADVLGVPPVTLLFPLGTSATVEVLPGKEVSTWDAVAWFTGETPLDEAAPEGTARDTLDAFRHHGDLVAAATSSYTLAKERRRAASTTLDRARRATLLQRAEGYEEHAFEDAKELRTFRSRMGERGLTPPALPDELAFVDQPEIPNHPEDGE
- a CDS encoding MazG-like family protein, whose translation is MEIGSAQKLAWENKNLKGFNTTDVALEFGLLSAEVGEAFTAWRKGLPDLGEELADVFLYLTALAEMNGVDLASEVARKIEKNTRRTYERNQYGAQIRTSEA
- a CDS encoding nucleoside 2-deoxyribosyltransferase, coding for MSVYIAHRLFAAHDRALAADLAQRVAAKVGPDRVFLPFCDTDEEDLVAEVKGRRLFELDRERLGRLDAMVALLHGPSLDDGVCMEIGYAAASGIPVIVVTTDFQTYSLTEAGPRFEFPDPILQAVATSIVRVTRLGAPALPSVPAHSRFTGFQSRNTAQTGTALDAAVDALLDLPDRAPQLVGAPAVIGAPVYVEASPYTAWGRDHLAKACVDAGHTVVVPARFTATDPIAGALADLTAVCTAARFLADVSGPEAPPGTAVLIGAAVASGVRIAAFQPRPTFTHAHGREPNWRNLMIQYAAETHLDNGDAVLSWLAA